Proteins from a genomic interval of Equus quagga isolate Etosha38 chromosome 13, UCLA_HA_Equagga_1.0, whole genome shotgun sequence:
- the LOC124251038 gene encoding cytochrome P450 2G1, whose amino-acid sequence MELGGAFTIFLALCLSCLLLLIAWKRINKGGKLPPGPTPIPFLGNLLQVRTDSTFQSFMKLREKYGPVFTVYMGPRPVVVLCGHEAVKEALVDQADNFSGRGELATIERNFQGHGLAMANGERWRILRRFSLTILRDFGMGKRSIEERIQEEAGFLLKELRKTKGAPIDPTFFLSRTVSNVISAIVFGSRFDYEDKQFQKLMQMINESFTEMSTPWAQLYDMYSGIMQYLPGRHNHIYYLIEELKDFIASRVKINEASLDPQNPRDFIDCFLIKMHQDKSNPYTEFNFKNLVLTTLNLFFAGTETVSSTLRYGLLLMMKYPEVEAKIHEEIEQVIGSRRIPSVDDRVKMPYTDAVIHEIQRLTDIVPMGVPHNVIRDTHFRGYFLPKGTDVFPLLGSVLKDPKYFRYPDAFYPQHFLDDQGHFKKNEAFVPFSSGKRICLGEALARMELFLYFTSILQNFSLRSLVPPADIDITPKVSGFGNIPPTYELCFMVR is encoded by the exons ATGGAGCTGGGAGGAGCCTTCACCATCTTTCTGGCACTCTGCTTGTCTTGCCTGCTCCTCCTCATCGCCTGGAAACGGATCAACAAGGGAGGGAAGCTACCCCCAGGTCCCACACCGATACCTTTCCTGGGGAACCTGTTGCAAGTCCGTACTGATTCCACCTTTCAGTCTTTCATGAAG CTCAGGGAGAAATATGGCCCAGTCTTCACCGTGTACATGGGTCCCCGGCCAGTAGTTGTTTTATGTGGACACGAAGCAGTGAAGGAGGCTCTGGTAGACCAAGCAGACAATTTCAGTGGCCGTGGAGAATTGGCTACAATAGAGAGAAACTTCCAAGGTCATG GTCTAGCTATGGCTAATGGAGAACGATGGAGGATTCTGCGACGCTTCTCCTTGACCATCCTTCGGGACTTTGGGATGGGAAAGCGGAGCATTGAGGAACGGATCCAGGAGGAGGCTGGCTTCCTACTGAAGGAATTACGGAAGACCAAGG GTGCCCCCATCGACCCCACTTTCTTCCTGAGCCGTACTGTCTCCAATGTCATCAGTGCCATCGTTTTTGGAAGCCGCTTCGACTATGAGGACAAGCAGTTCCAGAAGCTGATGCAGATGATCAATGAAAGTTTCACTGAGATGAGCACACCTTGGGCACAG CTATATGACATGTATTCTGGAATTATGCAATATTTGCCAGGAAGACACAATCACATCTACTACTTGATAGAGGAGCTCAAGGACTTCATTGCCTCTAGAGTCAAGATTAACGAAGCATCCCTTGACCCCCAAAACCCTCGGGACTTCATTGATTGCTTCCTCATCAAGATGCACCAG GATAAAAGTAATCCCTACACGGAATTCAACTTCAAGAACTTGGTCCTCACCACTCTCAACCTCTTCTTTGCTGGCACAGAGACTGTGAGCTCTACATTACGCTATGGATTGCTACTGATGATGAAGTATCCTGAGGTGGAAG CCAAGATCCATGAAGAGATTGAGCAGGTGATAGGATCACGccggatcccaagtgtggatgACCGGGTGAAGATGCCCTACACAGATGCCGTGATCCATGAGATACAGAGACTGACAGATATTGTGCCCATGGGTGTCCCCCATAATGTCATCCGGGACACTCATTTCCGAGGCTACTTTCTGCCCAAG GGTACTGATGTGTTTCCCCTACTTGGCTCGGTCCTCAAAGACCCCAAATACTTCCGCTACCCAGATGCTTTCTATCCTCAACACTTCCTGGATGACCAGGGTCACTTCAAGAAGAATGAAGCCTTTGTGCCTTTTTCCTCTG GAAAGCGCATCTGCCTTGGTGAGGCCTTGGCCCGCATGGAACTCTTTCTCTACTTCACCTCCATCCTTCAGAACTTCTCCCTACGCTCACTGGTGCCGCCTGCTGACATTGACATCACGCCCAAGGTCTCGGGCTTTGGCAACATCCCACCAACCTATGAGCTCTGCTTCATGGTCCGCTGA